A genomic stretch from Edaphobacter aggregans includes:
- the allB gene encoding allantoinase AllB, protein MAHAFLSNRVVTPHGTQPAALLIEGGIIRAVCRPSELPAGTIIHDCGNDAILPGLIDTHVHINEPGRTEWEGFRTATRAAAAGGYTTLIDMPLNCLPETTTVEALAAKRTAAQGQCFVDWAPWGGAVADNQPHILPLARAGVLGYKCFLIYPGCDGFTMIDQQQLEAALPHIATSGLPLLVHAELAAPIDRATATLQNADWRSYSTYLQSRPDEAELEAIRLMIRLCRQYKFRLHIVHLSTALALDELKAARAEGLPITIETCPHYLHFAAEDIPDGATLLKCAPPIRNRANRESLWQALSDGTIDMIVTDHSPCPPEMKRAETGRFDQAWGGIASLSIAFPLIHTECIRRGFTLDHLARWMSSAPASLAGINHIAGALELNRQANFIIFDTEVEFTVTPDKLHYRHPISAYMGEKLRGTIKATYLRGKPIYQNELITDTPQGHELTLS, encoded by the coding sequence ATGGCACACGCCTTCCTCTCGAACCGGGTCGTCACGCCTCACGGCACGCAGCCCGCAGCACTCCTCATCGAAGGCGGCATCATCCGCGCAGTCTGCCGCCCCTCCGAACTCCCCGCCGGCACCATCATCCACGACTGCGGTAACGACGCCATCCTCCCCGGCCTCATCGACACCCACGTCCACATCAACGAACCCGGACGCACCGAATGGGAAGGCTTCCGCACCGCCACCCGAGCCGCCGCCGCCGGAGGCTACACCACCCTCATCGACATGCCCCTCAACTGCCTCCCCGAAACCACCACCGTCGAAGCCCTCGCAGCGAAACGCACAGCCGCTCAGGGACAGTGCTTCGTCGACTGGGCCCCTTGGGGCGGAGCCGTAGCCGACAATCAGCCCCACATCCTCCCGCTCGCCCGCGCCGGAGTCCTCGGCTACAAGTGCTTCCTCATCTACCCCGGTTGCGACGGCTTCACCATGATCGACCAGCAGCAACTCGAAGCCGCCCTCCCCCACATCGCCACCTCCGGCCTCCCCCTGCTCGTCCACGCTGAACTAGCCGCCCCCATCGATCGCGCAACAGCAACCCTCCAGAACGCCGATTGGCGAAGCTACAGCACCTACCTGCAATCCCGCCCCGACGAAGCCGAGCTCGAAGCCATCCGCCTGATGATCCGCCTCTGCCGTCAGTACAAGTTCCGCCTCCACATCGTCCACCTCTCCACGGCCCTCGCGCTCGACGAACTCAAAGCCGCCCGCGCCGAAGGCCTCCCCATCACCATCGAAACCTGCCCCCACTACCTCCACTTCGCCGCGGAAGACATCCCCGACGGAGCAACCCTCCTCAAGTGCGCCCCACCCATCCGCAACCGCGCCAACCGCGAATCCCTCTGGCAAGCACTCAGCGACGGCACAATCGACATGATCGTCACCGACCACTCCCCCTGCCCACCCGAGATGAAGCGCGCCGAAACAGGCCGCTTTGATCAAGCATGGGGCGGAATCGCCAGTCTCTCCATCGCGTTCCCTCTCATCCACACAGAGTGCATACGCCGCGGATTCACCCTCGATCACCTCGCCCGCTGGATGAGCAGCGCCCCTGCCTCCCTCGCCGGAATCAACCACATCGCCGGAGCACTCGAACTCAACCGCCAAGCCAACTTCATCATCTTCGACACCGAAGTAGAGTTCACCGTCACACCAGACAAACTCCACTACCGCCACCCAATCTCGGCCTACATGGGAGAGAAGTTACGCGGCACAATCAAAGCAACCTACCTGCGCGGCAAACCCATATACCAAAACGAACTCATAACAGACACACCCCAAGGCCACGAGCTCACGCTATCCTAA
- the uraH gene encoding hydroxyisourate hydrolase: MGISTHILDTTIGRPATGVSVTLSRMSDGAWHSIATTVTDSDGRCKDLLPPTEPPHSGTYRIHFETSTYYTQHYQQGLYPYIEIVFEVRNTEQHYHIPLLLTANGYTTYRGS, encoded by the coding sequence ATGGGCATCTCGACACACATCCTCGACACCACAATCGGACGCCCGGCAACAGGAGTCTCTGTCACACTCTCACGCATGAGCGACGGCGCATGGCACTCAATCGCTACAACCGTCACCGACTCCGACGGCCGCTGCAAAGACCTCCTGCCGCCGACAGAGCCACCGCACTCCGGCACCTATCGCATACACTTCGAAACATCCACCTACTACACACAGCATTACCAACAAGGTCTCTACCCATACATCGAAATCGTCTTCGAAGTACGCAACACCGAGCAGCACTACCACATCCCTCTTCTCCTCACCGCCAACGGCTACACCACCTACCGAGGAAGCTGA
- a CDS encoding allantoate amidohydrolase: MTTTNTQRAEKIITRCRQLAAFTEVPGETTRPFLSPSMHEVHTLLRQWMEAAGMTVHIDAIGNLRGLYPAITPNAPRLIIASHLDTVPNAGAFDGILGVVLGVTIIEELRNQHLPLAIEVIGFSEEEGVRFSKPFLGSLALIGKLDAETLTRTDTNGTTIAKTIRNFGLNPDDLHAATLSPETFAYLEFHIEQGPVLESESRPLGIVAAIAGQTRLQLTFTGQANHAGTTPMHLRHDAMAAAAEWITAVEAYATNAPSLVATVGKIEASPNAGNVIAETVIASLDIRHANDQIRTTAVASLLEAANTIANKRGVKIASHIHLDQPAVPMDAHLTHLLQTAATQAGLPSRTMTSGAGHDAMILAPHIPSTMLFLRSPGGISHHPDETVLPEDIEAALATAMEFLSILSEDISSTKEAHA, from the coding sequence ATGACAACCACCAACACACAACGCGCCGAAAAAATCATCACCCGCTGCCGCCAACTCGCAGCCTTCACCGAAGTCCCCGGCGAAACCACGCGCCCTTTCCTCTCCCCGTCCATGCACGAGGTCCACACTCTCCTGCGGCAATGGATGGAAGCCGCCGGCATGACGGTCCACATCGACGCCATCGGTAACCTCCGCGGCCTCTATCCCGCCATCACACCCAACGCCCCACGCCTCATCATCGCCTCGCACCTCGACACTGTACCCAACGCCGGAGCCTTCGACGGCATTCTCGGCGTCGTCCTCGGCGTCACCATCATCGAAGAACTCCGCAACCAGCACCTACCCTTAGCCATCGAAGTCATCGGCTTCTCCGAAGAAGAGGGCGTCCGCTTCAGCAAGCCCTTCCTCGGCAGCCTCGCACTCATCGGCAAACTCGACGCCGAAACCCTCACCCGCACCGACACGAACGGCACGACCATCGCAAAAACCATCCGCAACTTCGGCCTGAACCCCGACGATCTCCACGCCGCAACACTATCACCCGAAACCTTCGCCTACCTTGAATTCCACATCGAGCAAGGCCCCGTCCTCGAAAGCGAATCGCGTCCACTAGGCATCGTCGCCGCCATCGCCGGACAGACCCGCCTGCAACTCACCTTCACCGGCCAAGCCAACCACGCCGGAACCACCCCCATGCATCTGCGCCACGACGCCATGGCCGCCGCCGCCGAGTGGATCACCGCCGTAGAAGCCTACGCCACAAACGCACCCTCACTCGTAGCAACCGTAGGCAAAATAGAAGCCTCTCCCAACGCAGGCAACGTCATCGCCGAAACTGTAATCGCATCACTCGACATTCGCCACGCCAACGATCAGATCCGCACAACAGCCGTAGCATCCCTGCTCGAAGCCGCAAACACGATCGCCAACAAACGCGGAGTCAAAATCGCCTCGCACATTCATCTCGACCAGCCAGCCGTCCCCATGGACGCGCACCTGACCCATCTCCTGCAAACAGCAGCCACACAAGCAGGCCTCCCCAGCCGCACCATGACAAGCGGAGCAGGCCACGACGCCATGATCCTCGCCCCCCACATCCCCTCAACCATGCTCTTCCTCCGCAGCCCCGGCGGCATCAGCCACCACCCCGACGAGACCGTCCTGCCCGAAGACATAGAAGCCGCGCTAGCTACCGCAATGGAGTTCCTCTCCATCCTGAGCGAAGATATATCCTCCACCAAGGAAGCCCATGCATAA
- the pucL gene encoding factor-independent urate hydroxylase → MIELAENRYGKSRVRLMKVTRHPHGHDLHEWTVQILLKGDFDSAHIDGDNSKILPTDTMKNTVYSIARNSTATSMEAYAQELTDFLLSRNPQVSSAAIRIESTLWRRLTVNGEPHPTTFMRGSNELQTTHVERAQDSEFQIHSGLDNLVLLKTANSGFEGYIKDSLTTLKETSDRLFGTAMRAEWHYTTTNLDHEAVRATIREAMLRTFAEHDSKSVQQTLYAMAKSALEATPEIDDIEITMPNKHCLLVDLSRFDQDNPNEIFVPTDEPHGYIEARVRRTA, encoded by the coding sequence ATGATCGAGCTAGCAGAAAACCGTTACGGCAAATCCCGCGTGCGCCTCATGAAGGTCACGCGACACCCCCACGGCCACGACCTCCACGAGTGGACCGTGCAGATCCTCCTCAAAGGCGACTTCGACTCCGCCCACATCGACGGCGACAACAGCAAAATCCTCCCCACCGACACGATGAAGAACACCGTCTACTCCATCGCCCGCAACTCCACCGCAACCTCGATGGAAGCCTACGCCCAGGAGCTCACCGACTTCCTCCTCAGTCGCAATCCACAAGTCTCCTCCGCTGCCATCCGCATCGAAAGCACCCTCTGGCGCCGTCTCACCGTCAATGGTGAACCCCACCCCACCACCTTCATGCGTGGCAGCAATGAACTCCAGACCACACACGTCGAGCGCGCCCAGGACAGTGAATTTCAAATCCACTCCGGCCTCGACAACCTCGTCCTCCTCAAAACCGCGAACTCCGGCTTCGAAGGCTACATCAAGGACTCCCTCACCACATTGAAAGAAACCAGCGACCGTCTCTTCGGAACAGCCATGCGCGCCGAATGGCACTACACCACCACCAACCTCGATCACGAAGCCGTCCGCGCCACCATCCGCGAAGCCATGCTCCGCACCTTCGCTGAGCACGACAGCAAATCCGTCCAGCAAACCCTCTACGCCATGGCAAAGAGCGCCCTCGAAGCCACACCCGAGATCGACGACATCGAAATCACGATGCCCAACAAGCACTGTCTCTTAGTCGACCTCTCTCGCTTCGACCAGGACAACCCAAACGAAATCTTCGTCCCCACCGACGAACCTCACGGCTACATCGAAGCCCGCGTCCGCCGCACCGCCTGA
- the allE gene encoding (S)-ureidoglycine aminohydrolase produces the protein MHNLGHTRSTNQRDHLLHTPDTFVRAPLPGMQNANAIIHISPAAGAAFTQYTAELAPGGSLSPASTQRFIYLLEGAADLTTETLTKTLTPATYAYIPTGTNHTIKAQQATRIAVIEKTYDPLSSTTPPEVFIGDETTITPNPLNGDADLQVRPLLPDNPAFDFAVNTMAYNPGAALSMVEVHIMEHGLLMLEGGGIYRLGDHWYPVTAGDFIWMAPFCPQWFGAIGKQPAKYLIYKDWNRHPLT, from the coding sequence ATGCATAACCTAGGCCACACTCGCAGCACCAACCAGCGCGACCACCTCCTCCACACGCCCGACACCTTCGTCCGCGCCCCACTCCCCGGCATGCAGAACGCCAACGCCATCATCCACATCTCCCCCGCCGCCGGAGCAGCTTTCACCCAATACACCGCCGAACTCGCACCCGGAGGCTCCCTCAGCCCCGCCTCCACCCAGCGCTTCATCTACCTACTCGAAGGCGCCGCGGACCTCACCACCGAGACCCTCACCAAAACCCTCACGCCCGCCACCTACGCCTACATCCCCACCGGCACAAACCACACCATCAAGGCCCAGCAAGCCACCCGCATCGCCGTCATCGAAAAGACCTACGACCCACTCTCCTCCACCACCCCACCCGAAGTCTTCATCGGCGACGAAACCACCATCACACCCAACCCACTCAACGGCGATGCCGACCTCCAGGTCCGCCCCCTCCTACCCGACAACCCGGCCTTCGACTTCGCCGTCAACACCATGGCCTACAATCCTGGAGCCGCCCTCTCAATGGTCGAAGTCCACATCATGGAGCACGGTCTCCTCATGCTCGAAGGCGGCGGCATCTACCGCCTCGGCGACCACTGGTACCCCGTGACCGCAGGCGACTTCATCTGGATGGCCCCCTTCTGCCCTCAGTGGTTCGGAGCCATAGGCAAACAACCCGCAAAGTACCTCATCTACAAAGACTGGAACCGCCACCCCCTGACATAA
- a CDS encoding SDR family oxidoreductase: protein MAVSWALISGASTGIGRAVAMQLLSEGFHVIAGVRSPAAADRLRQQAATIKSASLETTTLDVTDQSSIDAAVAHAAELSGPDGLRAVINNAGIGVPGPLEHLTPSDWRRQFDVNFFGAIDLTRATLPLLRRAVAAHGRGVPRLLFISSIGGRIAQPLMAPYTCSKFALSALGDSLRLELRPQGIGVTVIEPGAIATDIWSKGQDSAADYTPDHPARKLYSREIEGLIALAQKAASNAIPAEKAAEEVVHTITAARAPARVLIGQDAKIAARLKSLLPTSVFDNILAKQFGIPKQ from the coding sequence ATGGCAGTCTCCTGGGCACTCATCTCCGGAGCATCCACCGGCATAGGCCGCGCAGTTGCAATGCAACTACTCTCAGAGGGCTTCCATGTAATCGCCGGAGTCCGCTCACCAGCCGCAGCAGACCGTCTCCGACAGCAAGCCGCAACCATCAAATCGGCCAGCCTCGAAACCACAACCCTCGACGTCACCGACCAGTCCTCCATCGACGCCGCCGTAGCCCACGCCGCCGAACTCTCCGGCCCTGACGGCCTTCGCGCCGTGATCAACAACGCCGGCATCGGTGTCCCCGGCCCACTCGAGCACCTCACCCCATCCGATTGGCGACGCCAGTTCGACGTCAACTTCTTCGGAGCCATCGACCTCACACGCGCCACCCTCCCACTCCTCCGCCGCGCCGTCGCCGCACACGGCCGTGGCGTCCCGCGTCTGCTCTTCATCAGTTCCATCGGCGGACGCATCGCCCAGCCCCTCATGGCTCCCTACACCTGCAGCAAATTCGCCCTCTCCGCACTCGGAGACAGCCTTCGTCTTGAACTCCGCCCTCAGGGCATCGGCGTCACCGTCATTGAGCCCGGCGCCATCGCCACCGACATCTGGTCCAAAGGTCAGGACTCCGCCGCCGACTACACGCCCGACCACCCCGCCCGCAAACTCTACAGCCGCGAGATCGAAGGCCTCATCGCACTCGCCCAGAAAGCCGCGAGCAATGCCATACCCGCCGAAAAGGCCGCCGAAGAAGTAGTCCACACCATCACCGCCGCCCGCGCTCCCGCCCGCGTGCTCATCGGCCAAGACGCCAAAATCGCCGCCCGCCTCAAATCCCTCCTACCCACCAGCGTCTTCGACAACATCCTCGCCAAACAGTTCGGCATCCCCAAGCAGTAA
- a CDS encoding ectonucleotide pyrophosphatase/phosphodiesterase, with translation MRTMRFLWVGFLGAAVALAQDVAPVKYEANALNSKRAQKAHYVVMVSLDGFRWDYAKKWGAPHLLKMAEEGASAPDGMLPSYPSLTFPNHYTMVTGLYPEHHGIVDNAFLDPARNDAEYYYKDHAKNSDGSWYGGVPLWSLAEQQGMRSASMYWVGSEAEIAGKRPSYWVPFDDKFDDEKRVEQVMQWLGLPEAERPHMITLYYSNVDHAGHDFGPDAPETGAAVKHVDALIGELQERIKATGLPVDLIVVSDHGMIAFKDQKWVAVDSMVDMKGAPSVGEHVYPVTEAEKERIYEELKAKDDPRFAVYRTKDMPARLHYDANAREGDPVIEPLEAVPVTVHAKTEEIKSKGDHGWDPRVMPDMKAIFYAEGPDVKPGVTVGTFENVNLYDFVAGLLGLKPAENDGDKKVLQRARR, from the coding sequence ATGAGGACGATGCGATTTTTGTGGGTGGGCTTTCTGGGGGCGGCGGTGGCTCTGGCGCAGGATGTGGCGCCGGTAAAGTATGAGGCGAATGCGCTGAACTCGAAGCGGGCGCAGAAGGCGCATTACGTGGTGATGGTGTCGCTGGATGGGTTCCGGTGGGACTATGCGAAGAAGTGGGGAGCTCCACACCTGTTGAAGATGGCTGAAGAGGGAGCGAGTGCGCCGGACGGGATGTTGCCCAGTTATCCCTCGCTTACGTTTCCGAACCACTACACGATGGTGACGGGGCTTTATCCCGAGCATCATGGGATTGTGGACAATGCGTTTCTGGATCCGGCGCGGAATGACGCCGAGTACTACTACAAGGACCATGCGAAGAACAGCGATGGGAGCTGGTATGGCGGGGTTCCGCTGTGGTCGTTGGCGGAGCAGCAGGGGATGCGGTCGGCTTCGATGTATTGGGTGGGGTCGGAGGCGGAGATTGCAGGGAAGCGGCCTAGTTATTGGGTTCCGTTTGACGACAAATTTGATGATGAGAAGCGGGTGGAGCAGGTAATGCAGTGGCTTGGGCTGCCGGAGGCTGAGCGTCCGCACATGATTACGCTGTACTACTCGAATGTGGATCATGCGGGGCATGACTTTGGGCCGGACGCTCCGGAGACGGGTGCGGCGGTGAAGCATGTGGATGCGCTGATTGGGGAGTTGCAGGAGAGGATTAAGGCTACGGGGCTGCCGGTGGATCTGATTGTGGTATCGGACCATGGGATGATCGCGTTCAAGGATCAGAAGTGGGTGGCGGTGGACTCGATGGTGGATATGAAGGGTGCACCTTCGGTGGGGGAACATGTGTATCCGGTGACCGAGGCGGAGAAGGAGCGGATTTACGAGGAGCTGAAGGCGAAGGATGATCCTCGGTTTGCGGTTTATCGGACGAAGGATATGCCGGCGCGGTTGCACTATGACGCGAATGCTCGTGAGGGTGATCCGGTGATTGAGCCGCTGGAGGCGGTTCCGGTGACGGTGCATGCGAAGACGGAGGAGATTAAGTCGAAGGGCGACCATGGGTGGGACCCGCGGGTGATGCCTGATATGAAGGCGATCTTTTATGCGGAGGGTCCGGATGTGAAGCCGGGGGTGACGGTGGGGACTTTTGAGAATGTTAATTTGTATGACTTTGTGGCTGGGCTATTGGGGTTGAAGCCAGCTGAGAATGATGGGGACAAAAAAGTACTACAGCGGGCTCGACGATAG
- a CDS encoding serine hydrolase domain-containing protein produces MPINHVTRRAVVTNLLRASAATAIGVPALSVLAQRELGQGRFNTEGFQRQYRVPAMSVAISKDGRFVYDRAGGMADRQHLTQAQQDSLFRIADLSKPITAVTIFFLIENGKLNLTDKVFGPAGILNAKYGKASYKPYVAEVTVDHLLTHTAGGWAADENDPMFHNNGWDQAKLITTTIENVPLTSQPGTQWIYSNFGYCLLGRVIEQVAGQPYDAYVQANILGPCGITSMQIGRNSERQRGANEVVSIGQYSEDPYKINVSRMDSCDGWIASSTQLVQFLDHVAGAPNIAALLKPETIRVMTTPTPASPTGNGRYARGWMVSDNGTGAWWHSGSLPGSTSFMIRTADGSCAAAVCNTRTEPHQEMDMALYRMMSEMVQNVSG; encoded by the coding sequence ATGCCAATCAATCATGTTACTCGCAGGGCTGTTGTAACGAACTTGCTTCGCGCAAGTGCTGCGACAGCTATCGGTGTACCGGCATTGAGTGTGCTCGCTCAACGCGAGTTAGGTCAGGGACGCTTTAATACGGAAGGATTTCAGCGGCAATATCGCGTGCCTGCCATGTCGGTTGCGATCTCGAAGGATGGGCGATTTGTCTATGATCGCGCGGGCGGCATGGCTGATCGTCAACACCTGACGCAGGCCCAGCAGGACAGTCTTTTTCGTATCGCCGATCTCTCCAAGCCGATTACTGCGGTTACGATTTTCTTCCTGATCGAGAACGGCAAGTTGAATCTTACGGACAAGGTGTTTGGTCCTGCAGGGATACTTAATGCTAAGTATGGCAAGGCTTCCTATAAGCCCTATGTGGCCGAGGTTACTGTGGACCACCTTCTTACTCACACCGCTGGCGGGTGGGCTGCTGATGAGAATGATCCCATGTTTCATAACAACGGTTGGGATCAGGCAAAGCTAATTACGACGACCATCGAAAACGTACCGCTTACCAGTCAGCCGGGTACGCAATGGATCTATTCCAACTTTGGATATTGCCTGCTGGGTAGGGTCATCGAACAGGTGGCTGGCCAGCCTTACGATGCTTATGTTCAAGCCAATATTCTTGGTCCTTGTGGCATCACCAGTATGCAGATCGGCCGTAATAGCGAGAGACAGCGCGGCGCGAACGAGGTTGTCTCCATCGGTCAATACTCGGAAGATCCTTACAAAATCAACGTCAGCCGCATGGATTCGTGTGATGGGTGGATTGCCTCGTCCACACAACTTGTTCAGTTTCTGGACCATGTTGCTGGAGCGCCGAATATTGCCGCACTTTTGAAGCCTGAAACGATTCGCGTTATGACGACTCCGACGCCGGCCTCTCCCACAGGCAACGGACGTTACGCGCGTGGTTGGATGGTCAGCGATAACGGGACCGGAGCCTGGTGGCACAGTGGAAGTTTGCCTGGGTCAACTTCGTTCATGATCCGGACCGCGGATGGCTCGTGCGCTGCGGCTGTTTGCAATACGCGAACGGAGCCTCATCAGGAGATGGATATGGCTCTCTACCGGATGATGTCGGAGATGGTGCAGAACGTCTCGGGTTGA
- a CDS encoding nucleoside deaminase, whose product MQGNPIFMEKAIALATENVVSKRGGPFGAVIVRDGEIVGTGTNLVTTTNDPTAHAEVTAIRNACAALETFSLAGCEIYTSCEPCPMCLAAIYWSRCDAIYFGGTAGDAAAAGFDDAFLYEEVKLPLHQRTIPIVNLLREKAVASFEAWGKHTGRIHY is encoded by the coding sequence ATGCAGGGCAATCCCATCTTTATGGAAAAGGCGATAGCGCTGGCGACGGAGAATGTCGTCTCAAAGCGCGGAGGGCCGTTCGGCGCGGTGATAGTGCGCGATGGAGAGATTGTGGGCACGGGCACCAATCTGGTGACGACGACGAACGATCCGACGGCGCATGCTGAGGTTACGGCGATCCGGAATGCTTGTGCGGCGCTTGAGACGTTCAGCCTTGCTGGGTGCGAGATTTATACGAGCTGTGAGCCTTGTCCGATGTGCCTGGCGGCGATCTATTGGTCGCGTTGCGATGCGATCTACTTTGGCGGAACGGCTGGGGATGCGGCGGCAGCTGGATTTGATGATGCGTTTCTCTACGAAGAGGTGAAACTGCCATTGCATCAGCGCACGATTCCTATTGTGAACTTGTTGCGAGAGAAGGCTGTTGCGAGCTTTGAGGCCTGGGGTAAGCATACGGGCAGAATCCACTACTAA
- the uraD gene encoding 2-oxo-4-hydroxy-4-carboxy-5-ureidoimidazoline decarboxylase: MNPVLTRWNALDAESAAREVLPCCGSSAWAAQLAAKRPIVNEATLLEVSKTVWFSLPEEAWQEAFDSHPRIGQKHAQTHTTEESLRCSAQEQRTAVSEDEAAKLALEEANRHYEQRFGRIFIVCATGKTAREILSILDQRMTNDASTELREAAEQQRQITELRLRRWLEST; encoded by the coding sequence ATGAACCCAGTTCTTACCCGATGGAACGCGCTCGACGCCGAATCAGCCGCCCGCGAGGTACTGCCCTGCTGCGGTTCAAGCGCATGGGCCGCACAACTCGCCGCAAAGCGACCCATCGTAAACGAAGCCACACTCCTCGAAGTCTCCAAAACAGTATGGTTCTCGCTTCCAGAAGAAGCATGGCAGGAAGCCTTCGACAGCCACCCACGCATCGGCCAGAAGCATGCTCAAACGCACACCACCGAAGAGTCCCTACGCTGCTCCGCACAAGAGCAACGCACTGCCGTCTCCGAAGACGAAGCCGCAAAACTCGCACTCGAAGAGGCCAATCGCCACTACGAACAACGCTTCGGCCGCATCTTCATCGTCTGCGCCACAGGAAAAACCGCCCGAGAGATTCTCAGCATCCTCGATCAACGCATGACCAACGACGCATCCACCGAGCTACGCGAAGCAGCCGAGCAACAACGCCAGATCACTGAGCTTCGCCTCCGTCGCTGGCTGGAGTCAACCTAA
- a CDS encoding homoserine dehydrogenase, whose product MKQTKVKGQSKAKKVVVGSTVKVALLGFGTVGSGVAQVLAASKFPGLQLTHIFNRNVERKRASAGAKFVPASVVWTENIDDVLKSDVDVVIELMGGLNPVEGWLRKALTAGKSVVTANKQLIAYRGANLAKLAGRHGVQLVYGAAVAGGVPVIPGIRQGLGGDQLTRLSGIVNGTCNYILSRMEAGADYATVLADAQQLGYAEANPSADVDGFDARAKLCILSRIALHAELDPDAVATQSISTVEAIDFTYAKELNCTIRQVSRAQVDGTLVHARVAPMLVPLTSPMAWSHGTQNMVVASGRFGGDVVFSGHGAGGEPTAVAVVSDLLAVAQGCKAVELPVRKRETTGEFLAPHYLRFVVDDKPGIVSAIAGALAKVGANIDSLLQKPGFPKHRLPFVVTTEPCLTSTIEKAVASIAKLDCMLEKPLCLQILVAEDKPE is encoded by the coding sequence ATGAAGCAGACGAAGGTTAAGGGTCAATCGAAGGCTAAGAAGGTTGTGGTGGGATCAACTGTGAAGGTAGCGCTGCTGGGATTTGGGACGGTGGGCAGCGGTGTGGCGCAGGTGCTGGCGGCGTCGAAGTTTCCTGGGTTGCAGCTGACGCATATCTTCAACCGCAATGTGGAGCGGAAGCGTGCGTCTGCTGGGGCTAAGTTTGTTCCTGCGTCGGTGGTTTGGACGGAGAACATTGATGATGTTTTGAAGTCGGATGTTGATGTGGTGATTGAGTTGATGGGTGGGCTCAACCCGGTGGAGGGGTGGCTTCGTAAGGCTTTGACTGCGGGTAAGTCTGTGGTCACGGCTAATAAGCAGTTGATTGCTTATCGCGGGGCTAATCTGGCGAAGCTGGCTGGGCGGCATGGGGTGCAGTTGGTTTATGGGGCGGCGGTGGCTGGGGGGGTGCCGGTGATTCCGGGGATTCGGCAGGGGCTGGGTGGGGATCAGTTGACCCGGTTGAGTGGGATTGTGAATGGGACTTGTAACTACATCCTGAGCCGGATGGAGGCGGGTGCGGACTACGCTACGGTGTTGGCGGATGCGCAGCAGCTTGGTTATGCGGAGGCGAATCCTTCGGCGGATGTGGATGGATTCGATGCACGGGCGAAGCTTTGTATCCTGTCGCGGATTGCTCTGCATGCGGAGCTCGATCCGGATGCGGTGGCGACGCAGAGTATTTCGACGGTTGAGGCGATCGACTTTACGTATGCGAAGGAGCTGAACTGCACGATTCGGCAGGTTTCGCGGGCGCAGGTGGATGGGACGCTGGTGCATGCGCGGGTGGCTCCGATGCTGGTGCCGCTGACTTCGCCGATGGCGTGGTCGCATGGGACGCAGAATATGGTCGTCGCGAGTGGGCGGTTCGGCGGGGATGTTGTTTTTTCGGGCCATGGGGCCGGGGGGGAGCCTACGGCGGTGGCGGTGGTGTCGGACTTGCTGGCTGTGGCTCAGGGGTGCAAGGCTGTGGAGCTGCCGGTGCGGAAGCGGGAGACGACGGGGGAGTTTCTGGCTCCGCATTACCTGCGGTTTGTGGTGGATGATAAGCCGGGGATTGTTTCGGCGATTGCGGGTGCCTTGGCGAAGGTGGGGGCCAATATTGACTCGCTGCTGCAGAAGCCGGGGTTCCCTAAGCATCGGTTGCCGTTTGTGGTGACGACGGAGCCTTGTCTGACTTCGACGATCGAGAAGGCGGTGGCCTCGATTGCGAAGCTGGATTGCATGCTGGAGAAGCCGCTTTGCCTTCAGATCCTGGTGGCTGAGGATAAGCCTGAGTGA